A stretch of Hyalangium gracile DNA encodes these proteins:
- a CDS encoding GMC family oxidoreductase N-terminal domain-containing protein, with product MAPLFSLRGQAGDDPLDRLSARGRFLLSMGVTAGVTVALVLVITRVLDVVRFPSSWLMVGEVATFSLIFAPLVVAFRKSSSLLHYALVLVPLYVLDLYLEHHYRAQGLPALWDYTPGTFVERLQPPALRFLLTLSVDAVLIGPVCLWLSRLVARAVSPGGERSAGAPLFPREWTEEPVARPPRDSGFWVLRVLGLAYLGYLVLLLLGGVGPAAWPAQVRMLFDMTYQNAWLAISTVAKISLMASLAFVGAYHRGLRWTCTLAMFVGHATSVAGSLAFHALTPATTPYRDFLLVSAGVDGVMLLLFLWVMARSRKESLTRGSETLPASFSLPTQIWRYVLLTIAGYAGLVVVVSLLGRFGLLPVAEWNALFASPDPGLGNSLTLYVTLALVCGLMARSQRVREGLTGTLFFSLGMASLVGLVLLGVGGATVLRPGGEVLPIPGYLLAHTLEFAAVVAVLAALRSLYFNVEYTITSFHAPSAQAIASIHDALLPAGERADVLQAVDRYAAEIRGRKRGLINFPFWLVEMVLPPLLGLRPTFSVMSPEERKFFLRKRLLRPEEERRRAFVPEVAHLAFQLAVSAQSLVLFAAYAGRTQHARIGYVPPGARARLQPEETPSAPPPSAVAPLPRSERDPANWRPEGGRERRTLAPRVATPLEGRALLPDVVDYLIVGSGPGGAVMAYRLASAEPGASIAVIERGARYSPLQDFTEYELEMVARLYKEGGIQQTKRADMIILQGECVGGTSVINNAVCYRMPERVRTRWEQEYGLDLSALPGEYGRIAQELEIGPLSPEGINQVVRASFERAVDTLNTERGGGALEPARVVEANAPQSVGDGLWNLGNKYLCKRSMLETYIPWAEARGVDFIPLSDAVSFAASGRRVESLLVRSVGGALHRIRVRKGLVIAGGVIASSHLLMRSGVDGAVGQRMSCNFALPAALELPAVVDAFDGDQITLGSADPQGRAIFETYFNPPGAFSLTLPFYFDRHRAVMERYRHLVSFGALVGSESNGRIERRGDLLNGRSFTWQLGPEDEAHVRYALVTLLELARGAGARRVILPTRPGVEMEPEPHLIREFARRLSLRPLRMEDLLVNTAHPQGGNLMAGGRSAHASERVVDESFRVVGFDNVYVSDASVFPTSVTVNPQWTILALSSLAARQVLQAQA from the coding sequence GTGGCACCCTTGTTCAGTCTCCGAGGCCAGGCGGGCGACGATCCGCTCGATCGGTTGTCGGCGAGAGGGCGCTTTCTGCTCTCGATGGGCGTGACCGCCGGGGTGACAGTGGCGCTGGTGCTGGTCATCACCCGCGTGCTGGACGTCGTCCGCTTTCCCAGCTCCTGGCTCATGGTGGGCGAGGTGGCGACCTTCAGCCTGATCTTCGCGCCGCTGGTGGTGGCCTTCCGCAAGTCGAGCTCGCTCCTTCACTACGCCCTGGTGCTGGTCCCGCTGTACGTGCTCGACCTGTATCTGGAGCACCACTATCGGGCCCAGGGGCTGCCCGCGCTCTGGGACTACACGCCGGGCACGTTCGTCGAGCGGCTCCAGCCTCCCGCGCTGCGCTTCCTCCTCACGCTGTCGGTGGATGCGGTGCTCATCGGCCCCGTCTGCCTGTGGCTCAGCCGGCTCGTGGCTCGGGCGGTGTCCCCTGGCGGCGAGCGCTCAGCCGGCGCGCCGCTCTTTCCCAGGGAGTGGACCGAGGAGCCGGTGGCCCGCCCTCCGCGTGACAGCGGCTTCTGGGTGCTGCGCGTGCTGGGGCTGGCCTACCTGGGCTACCTGGTGCTGCTGCTGCTCGGGGGGGTGGGGCCCGCGGCCTGGCCCGCCCAGGTGCGGATGCTCTTCGACATGACGTACCAGAACGCGTGGCTCGCGATCAGCACCGTGGCGAAGATCAGCCTGATGGCGAGCCTGGCCTTCGTCGGCGCCTACCACCGGGGGCTGAGGTGGACGTGCACGCTCGCCATGTTCGTCGGGCACGCCACCTCCGTGGCCGGCTCGCTGGCCTTCCACGCGCTCACCCCGGCGACGACGCCCTATCGGGACTTCCTGCTCGTCTCGGCGGGAGTGGATGGCGTCATGCTCCTGCTCTTCCTCTGGGTGATGGCGCGCTCCCGGAAGGAGTCCCTCACCCGTGGGAGCGAGACGCTCCCCGCGTCGTTCTCGCTGCCCACGCAGATCTGGCGGTACGTCCTGCTCACGATCGCGGGCTATGCGGGGCTCGTCGTGGTGGTCTCGCTCCTCGGGCGCTTCGGGCTGCTGCCCGTGGCGGAGTGGAACGCCCTGTTCGCGTCACCGGACCCGGGGCTGGGCAACTCCCTCACGCTCTACGTCACCCTGGCCCTGGTGTGTGGCCTGATGGCGCGCTCCCAGCGCGTGCGCGAGGGGCTCACCGGTACGCTCTTCTTCTCGCTCGGGATGGCCAGCCTCGTGGGGCTCGTGCTGCTGGGCGTCGGGGGCGCCACGGTGCTCCGGCCGGGCGGCGAGGTGCTCCCCATCCCCGGCTACCTCCTGGCCCACACCCTGGAGTTCGCGGCGGTGGTGGCCGTGCTGGCGGCCCTGCGCAGCCTCTACTTCAACGTGGAGTACACCATCACCAGCTTCCATGCCCCCAGCGCCCAGGCCATCGCCAGCATCCACGATGCGCTGCTGCCCGCGGGCGAGCGCGCGGACGTGCTCCAGGCGGTGGACCGGTACGCCGCGGAGATTCGCGGGCGCAAGCGCGGCCTGATCAACTTCCCCTTCTGGCTGGTGGAGATGGTCCTGCCGCCGCTGCTCGGGCTGCGCCCCACCTTCTCGGTCATGTCCCCCGAGGAGCGGAAGTTCTTCCTGCGCAAGCGCCTCCTGCGGCCCGAGGAGGAGCGGCGCCGCGCCTTCGTCCCCGAGGTGGCGCACCTGGCCTTCCAGCTCGCCGTCTCCGCCCAGTCGCTGGTGCTGTTCGCCGCCTACGCGGGGCGCACCCAGCACGCGCGCATCGGCTACGTGCCTCCGGGAGCCCGGGCCCGCCTGCAGCCCGAGGAGACTCCCTCCGCGCCGCCGCCCTCCGCCGTGGCTCCGCTGCCTCGGAGCGAGCGCGATCCCGCCAACTGGCGCCCCGAGGGAGGCCGGGAGCGCAGGACCCTGGCCCCGCGCGTGGCGACGCCGCTCGAGGGCCGCGCGCTGCTGCCGGACGTGGTGGACTACCTCATCGTAGGCTCGGGGCCCGGGGGCGCGGTGATGGCGTACCGCCTGGCCAGCGCGGAGCCGGGCGCCTCCATCGCCGTGATCGAGCGGGGAGCACGCTACTCGCCCCTGCAGGACTTCACCGAGTACGAGCTGGAGATGGTGGCGCGGCTCTACAAGGAAGGCGGCATCCAGCAGACGAAGCGCGCCGACATGATCATCCTCCAGGGCGAGTGTGTCGGCGGCACCAGCGTCATCAACAACGCCGTCTGCTACCGGATGCCCGAGCGCGTCCGGACGCGCTGGGAGCAGGAGTATGGGCTGGACCTGAGCGCGCTGCCCGGGGAGTACGGGCGCATCGCCCAGGAGCTGGAGATCGGCCCGCTGTCGCCGGAGGGCATCAACCAGGTGGTGCGCGCCTCCTTCGAGCGGGCGGTGGACACCCTCAACACGGAGCGGGGCGGTGGCGCGCTGGAGCCCGCGCGCGTGGTGGAGGCCAACGCGCCGCAGTCCGTGGGAGACGGGCTGTGGAACCTGGGCAACAAGTACCTGTGCAAGCGCTCCATGCTGGAGACGTACATCCCCTGGGCGGAGGCTCGCGGGGTGGACTTCATCCCCCTCAGCGATGCCGTCAGCTTCGCTGCCTCCGGGCGGCGCGTGGAGTCGCTGCTGGTGCGCTCCGTCGGCGGGGCGCTGCACCGCATCCGGGTGCGCAAGGGCCTCGTCATCGCGGGTGGGGTGATTGCCAGCAGCCACCTGCTCATGCGCAGCGGGGTGGACGGCGCCGTCGGCCAGCGGATGAGCTGCAACTTCGCCCTGCCCGCCGCGCTCGAGCTGCCCGCGGTGGTGGATGCCTTCGATGGGGATCAGATCACCCTGGGCAGCGCGGATCCTCAGGGCCGCGCCATCTTCGAGACCTACTTCAATCCTCCTGGCGCCTTCTCCCTCACGCTGCCGTTCTACTTCGACCGCCACCGCGCGGTGATGGAGCGCTACCGGCACCTGGTCAGCTTCGGCGCCCTGGTGGGCTCCGAGTCCAACGGACGCATCGAGCGCCGTGGAGATCTGCTCAACGGTCGGTCCTTCACCTGGCAGCTGGGCCCCGAGGATGAGGCCCATGTGCGCTATGCGCTGGTGACGCTGCTGGAGCTGGCTCGGGGCGCGGGAGCCCGCCGTGTCATCCTGCCGACCCGGCCCGGGGTGGAGATGGAGCCGGAGCCTCACCTCATCCGCGAGTTCGCCCGCCGGCTGTCGCTGCGGCCGCTCCGAATGGAGGACCTGCTCGTCAACACCGCGCACCCCCAGGGCGGAAACCTCATGGCCGGTGGGCGCTCGGCGCATGCCTCGGAGCGGGTGGTGGACGAGTCCTTCCGTGTCGTCGGCTTCGACAACGTGTACGTGTCGGACGCGTCGGTGTTCCCCACCAGCGTCACCGTCAACCCGCAGTGGACCATCCTCGCGCTCAGCTCATTGGCAGCCCGGCAGGTGCTCCAGGCGCAGGCGTGA
- a CDS encoding nuclear transport factor 2 family protein, whose translation MSASENFSVARAWLRAFNAHDVEALVALYAEDCTHTSPKIRVLHPETGGKLVGKQALAKWWREAIARLPGLRYEETALTADEDRVFMEYLRHAPNEAPMPVAEVLEVKGGRIVASRVYHG comes from the coding sequence ATGAGTGCGAGCGAAAACTTCTCCGTGGCCCGAGCCTGGCTGCGTGCTTTCAACGCCCATGACGTGGAGGCGCTGGTGGCGCTCTATGCGGAGGACTGCACGCACACCTCGCCGAAGATCCGGGTGCTGCACCCGGAGACGGGCGGCAAGCTGGTGGGCAAGCAGGCGCTGGCGAAGTGGTGGCGGGAGGCGATCGCCCGGCTGCCCGGGCTGCGCTACGAGGAGACGGCGCTCACGGCGGACGAGGACCGCGTCTTCATGGAGTACCTGCGCCACGCTCCCAACGAGGCGCCCATGCCGGTGGCGGAGGTGCTGGAAGTGAAGGGCGGCCGGATCGTCGCCTCGCGCGTGTACCACGGCTGA
- the fusA gene encoding elongation factor G → MASNVPIEKIRNIGISAHIDSGKTTLSERILYYTGRIHEIHEVRGKDGVGAKMDSMDLEREKGITIQSAATYAMWGDHNINLIDTPGHVDFTIEVERALRVLDGAILVLCSVSGVQSQSITVDRQMKRYKVPRIAFVNKMDRAGANYDRVAAQLKEKLHHHPVKLQFPIGAEDRFQGLIDLVSMKAFYFDGENGEKIREEAIPADMVDEAKQRRQQMIEGVAEVDDQLGELFLADAAITDDQIRAAIRRATIALKMTPVMCGSAYKNKGVQLLLDAVCGYLPNPKEATNVALDQKNNEAQVVLESDPAKPFVGLAFKLEDGRYGQLTYMRVYQGRVSKGDFIINQSNQKKVKVPRIVRMHASEMNDINEGQAGDIIALFGVECASGDTFTDGTVQYTMTSMHVPDAVISLAVSPKERTSTANFSKALNRFTKEDPTFRVHRDEESAQTIISGMGELHLEIYIERMRREYNCEVIAGKPQVAYRETISQKGEFAYTHKKQTGGSGQFARVCGYLEPLPSDAVQQYEFVDDIVGGSIPREFIPACDKGFQEAVKKGSLIGFPVVGVRVVINDGAFHAVDSSEMAFKTAAIMGFREGYAAAKPIILEPVMKVEVQAPEDFQGSVVGQLNQRRGTIISTENREGYLVAVAEVPLNTMFGYSTDLRSATQGKGEFTMEFAKYSPVPKNEAEALMAAYREKLAAEQAARK, encoded by the coding sequence GTGGCCTCCAACGTACCCATCGAAAAGATTCGCAACATCGGCATCTCCGCCCACATCGACTCGGGCAAGACGACTCTCTCCGAGCGCATCCTCTATTACACGGGCCGCATCCACGAGATCCACGAGGTCCGTGGCAAGGATGGCGTCGGCGCGAAGATGGACTCGATGGATCTCGAGCGCGAGAAGGGCATCACCATCCAGTCCGCCGCCACGTACGCCATGTGGGGCGACCACAACATCAACCTGATCGACACCCCGGGACACGTGGACTTCACCATCGAGGTGGAGCGCGCGCTCCGCGTGCTCGATGGCGCCATCCTGGTGCTCTGCTCCGTGTCCGGCGTTCAGTCCCAGTCCATCACCGTGGACCGGCAGATGAAGCGCTACAAGGTTCCGCGCATCGCGTTCGTCAACAAGATGGACCGCGCCGGCGCCAACTATGACCGCGTGGCCGCCCAGCTGAAGGAGAAGCTCCACCACCACCCGGTGAAGCTCCAGTTCCCCATCGGCGCCGAGGACCGCTTCCAGGGCCTGATCGATCTGGTCAGCATGAAGGCGTTCTACTTCGACGGTGAGAACGGCGAGAAGATCCGCGAGGAGGCCATCCCCGCCGACATGGTCGACGAGGCCAAGCAGCGCCGTCAGCAGATGATCGAGGGCGTGGCCGAGGTGGATGACCAGCTCGGCGAGCTGTTCCTGGCCGACGCGGCCATCACCGACGATCAGATCCGCGCCGCCATCCGCCGGGCGACCATCGCCCTGAAGATGACGCCGGTCATGTGCGGCTCGGCCTACAAGAACAAGGGCGTGCAGCTGCTGCTGGACGCGGTGTGCGGCTACCTGCCCAACCCCAAGGAAGCCACCAACGTCGCGCTGGACCAGAAGAACAACGAGGCGCAGGTCGTCCTCGAGTCCGATCCGGCCAAGCCCTTCGTGGGCCTTGCGTTCAAGCTGGAGGACGGTCGCTACGGTCAGCTGACGTACATGCGCGTCTACCAGGGCCGCGTGTCCAAGGGCGACTTCATCATCAACCAGTCGAACCAGAAGAAGGTCAAGGTTCCTCGCATCGTGCGCATGCACGCCAGCGAGATGAACGACATCAACGAGGGACAGGCCGGTGACATCATCGCCCTGTTCGGCGTGGAGTGCGCCTCCGGCGACACGTTCACCGACGGCACCGTGCAGTACACGATGACGTCCATGCACGTGCCGGACGCGGTGATCTCGCTCGCGGTGTCTCCCAAGGAGCGCACCAGCACGGCCAACTTCTCCAAGGCCCTCAACCGGTTCACCAAGGAGGACCCGACCTTCCGCGTGCACCGCGACGAGGAGAGCGCCCAGACGATCATCAGCGGCATGGGCGAGCTGCACCTGGAGATCTACATCGAGCGCATGCGGCGCGAGTACAACTGCGAAGTCATCGCCGGCAAGCCGCAGGTGGCCTACCGCGAGACGATCAGCCAGAAGGGCGAGTTCGCCTACACGCACAAGAAGCAGACCGGTGGTTCCGGTCAGTTCGCGCGCGTGTGCGGCTACCTCGAGCCGCTGCCGTCCGACGCCGTGCAGCAGTACGAGTTCGTGGATGACATCGTGGGCGGCTCCATCCCCCGCGAGTTCATCCCCGCCTGCGACAAGGGCTTCCAGGAGGCGGTGAAGAAGGGCAGCCTCATCGGCTTCCCCGTGGTGGGCGTGCGCGTGGTCATCAACGACGGCGCGTTCCACGCGGTGGACTCGAGCGAAATGGCGTTCAAGACCGCGGCCATCATGGGCTTCCGTGAGGGCTACGCCGCGGCCAAGCCGATCATCCTCGAGCCGGTGATGAAGGTGGAAGTGCAGGCCCCTGAGGACTTCCAGGGCTCGGTGGTGGGTCAGCTCAACCAGCGCCGCGGCACCATCATCAGCACCGAGAACCGCGAGGGCTACCTGGTGGCCGTCGCCGAGGTGCCGCTGAACACCATGTTCGGCTACTCCACGGACCTGCGCTCGGCCACTCAGGGCAAGGGTGAGTTCACCATGGAGTTCGCGAAGTACTCGCCCGTGCCGAAGAACGAGGCCGAGGCGCTGATGGCGGCCTACCGCGAGAAGCTGGCCGCCGAGCAGGCCGCGCGCAAGTAG
- a CDS encoding protein kinase domain-containing protein yields the protein MHMEANQGNEPETSLSGTTESSKAGEEQDFEDSLLQAIAEPPTPLRLPTPGMRLGGPSGDRFEILEKLGGGAMGCVFRAWDEALQRTVALKFLLPRGKLPGGLMSSLLQQEARAVAQLDHEHIVRIFDVAEWDTPSWAPRVPFLVMEYLEGEPLSVLLRRGRLGVRRALELLEAITAGLAHAHARHVIHRDLKPRNIFLTREGRVKLLDFGLAHVTSTATASVPPHLPMAGSPPYMAPEQWRGAPQDARTDVWAAGVLLHEMLTGEPLYPTDSVEELREKVMAPEPVPWVLERLPQLPEAVEALLARALAKSPEARFPTAVELHQRVVLLLEQLGEQLGPAPAKPTPTPQQRRQLTLLACQLGGSGGAQELDAEDAGDLQAAFHRLFSQRISAHGGSVVSCLGNQGLACFGYPRAHEDDSEQAVRTALDLTGTVPAALQQALPHLPHSRLTVSVGVHTGAVVLDRSFSDSHPAGLLAIQGEAPAVAAGLARQAMAGTVLLSGTTWTLVRGAFEAEALGPRSLDGGADGPLVERHRVRGPRQVPLRFTRVLQAGRLTPLVGREQELRALTEHWEQAMRGQGGCVLLIGDAGLGKSRLTQELCGQVLPEEAAMARSQCWPQLRNSAFHPVIELLRSLLHLGPQAHEASLREHLDTLGLEPQHAGILAQLLCPSPSALLLIPRLEPAQQKAWREQLAAALLSLAWKVSGGCPILAILEDVHWADPSTVALLGLLIPRLEGKRLLLVLTARPEFQPPWPSPPALHRLVLGRLPAERAAALVKEVARGQALPTEVVTDLVARTDGVPLFVEEMARMVLTRAPHSGAAIERPSIPITLHELLLARLDCLPPRQRALAQRCAVVGRDFSAALLTWLWDEAPEALEPELAGLLESGLLTRQEAATPPGYQFRHVLFQEAAYLSLTRSSRRQHHARIAQALTEHFPDVVEQRPEVLAHHYTQAGAAGPALRWWTRAGELAERRSADPEAVGHFTQAMKLLRALPDEAERHRHELLLQLMMGMSLMRIQGFRAPEVERAYARAEELLLEGQEGTFRLGLLTWGISSYYFGRAEFDRMHRLAEAMVARGRRTRDAAILVEGYRMMATALLMRGELVAAAEQSRRAVAFARFRPEQHPALLLEYGIDPAVGALVIASGIHALLGQLTLGRRQTREALRLARGLGDPRTSAFALTYTALSCVHLRDATCALERADRALALCREHHFDAWLLVVLFTRGWALAEQGHVEDGFGLMRQIIEQWTRSGWWTHLPAALARVAELHLRRGHTEEGLQALHESLEWTRKTGVHMEDAEQARIHGELLRQLGQEDEARRQLERALVIAWRQHNRLVELRVSASLARQLRDRGQPERARRLLRRHCDRLHTRQEPPDLQEARALLSQLSLTPAPGAPAGLPMS from the coding sequence ATGCACATGGAAGCCAACCAGGGGAACGAGCCAGAGACCTCCCTCTCGGGCACGACGGAATCCTCCAAGGCGGGCGAGGAGCAGGACTTCGAGGACTCGCTGCTCCAGGCCATCGCCGAGCCACCCACGCCGCTGCGGCTGCCCACCCCAGGCATGCGGCTGGGCGGCCCCAGCGGAGACCGCTTCGAGATCCTCGAGAAGCTGGGCGGCGGAGCCATGGGCTGCGTCTTCCGAGCGTGGGACGAGGCGCTGCAGCGCACCGTGGCGCTGAAGTTCCTCCTGCCTCGCGGCAAGCTGCCTGGAGGGCTGATGAGCTCGCTGCTCCAGCAGGAGGCGCGAGCGGTGGCCCAGCTCGACCACGAGCACATCGTCCGCATCTTCGATGTCGCGGAGTGGGACACCCCGTCCTGGGCGCCTCGGGTGCCCTTCCTGGTGATGGAGTACCTGGAGGGAGAGCCGCTGTCCGTGCTGCTGCGACGCGGGCGGCTGGGGGTACGCCGGGCGCTGGAGCTGCTGGAGGCCATCACCGCGGGACTGGCCCACGCCCATGCGCGGCACGTCATCCACCGCGACCTCAAGCCGCGCAACATCTTCCTCACGCGCGAGGGCCGGGTGAAGCTGCTCGACTTCGGCCTGGCGCACGTCACCTCGACGGCCACCGCCTCCGTGCCGCCACACCTGCCCATGGCCGGCTCGCCCCCGTACATGGCTCCAGAGCAGTGGCGCGGCGCCCCCCAGGATGCACGGACGGACGTCTGGGCGGCCGGTGTCCTGCTGCACGAGATGCTCACGGGCGAGCCGCTCTACCCGACGGACTCGGTGGAGGAACTCCGTGAGAAGGTGATGGCCCCGGAGCCCGTGCCCTGGGTGCTCGAGCGCCTCCCGCAGCTTCCCGAGGCCGTCGAGGCGCTGCTGGCCAGAGCCCTGGCCAAGTCCCCCGAGGCCCGCTTCCCCACCGCGGTGGAACTCCACCAGCGCGTGGTGCTGCTCCTGGAGCAGCTCGGCGAGCAGCTCGGCCCCGCGCCTGCGAAGCCGACGCCCACGCCCCAGCAGCGCCGCCAGCTCACCCTGCTCGCCTGCCAGCTGGGAGGCTCCGGCGGCGCGCAGGAGCTGGATGCCGAGGACGCGGGCGATCTCCAAGCCGCCTTCCACCGCCTCTTCTCCCAGCGGATCAGCGCGCACGGAGGCTCCGTGGTGTCATGCCTGGGCAACCAGGGGCTCGCGTGCTTCGGCTACCCCCGAGCGCATGAGGATGACTCGGAGCAGGCGGTGCGCACCGCGCTGGATCTGACCGGGACGGTGCCCGCGGCCCTACAGCAAGCCCTGCCCCACCTGCCCCACTCCCGGCTGACCGTGAGCGTGGGCGTGCACACGGGCGCGGTGGTGCTGGACCGGAGCTTCTCGGACTCCCATCCCGCCGGGCTCCTGGCCATCCAGGGCGAGGCGCCCGCCGTGGCCGCGGGGCTGGCCCGACAGGCCATGGCCGGCACGGTGCTGCTCAGCGGCACCACGTGGACGCTGGTGCGCGGCGCCTTCGAGGCCGAGGCGCTGGGTCCCCGCTCGCTCGATGGCGGGGCGGATGGGCCCCTGGTGGAGCGCCACCGGGTGCGGGGCCCCCGTCAGGTTCCGCTGCGGTTCACCCGGGTGCTGCAGGCCGGCAGGCTCACCCCCCTGGTGGGACGGGAGCAGGAGCTGCGAGCGCTCACCGAGCACTGGGAGCAGGCCATGCGCGGCCAGGGCGGCTGCGTGCTGCTCATCGGCGACGCGGGCCTGGGCAAGTCCCGCCTTACCCAGGAACTGTGTGGCCAGGTGCTTCCGGAGGAGGCGGCGATGGCGCGGAGCCAGTGCTGGCCCCAGCTCCGCAACAGCGCCTTCCACCCCGTCATCGAGCTGCTGCGCTCCCTGCTCCACCTGGGCCCCCAGGCGCACGAGGCATCCCTGCGAGAGCACCTGGACACGCTGGGCCTGGAGCCGCAGCACGCGGGGATCCTGGCGCAGCTGCTCTGCCCGTCTCCCTCCGCGCTCCTGCTCATCCCCCGGCTGGAGCCGGCCCAACAGAAGGCCTGGCGCGAGCAGCTGGCCGCGGCGCTGCTGTCCCTCGCATGGAAGGTCTCGGGCGGGTGTCCCATCCTCGCCATCCTCGAGGACGTGCACTGGGCGGATCCCTCCACGGTGGCGCTGCTGGGCCTGCTGATCCCGAGGCTCGAGGGGAAGCGCCTGCTGCTGGTGCTGACCGCCCGTCCCGAGTTCCAGCCGCCCTGGCCTTCACCTCCGGCCCTGCACCGGCTCGTGCTGGGGCGCCTGCCGGCGGAGCGGGCCGCCGCCCTGGTGAAGGAGGTCGCCCGAGGCCAGGCCCTGCCCACCGAGGTGGTGACGGATCTCGTGGCGCGGACGGATGGCGTGCCCCTCTTCGTGGAGGAGATGGCGCGAATGGTGCTCACACGCGCCCCCCACTCCGGCGCCGCGATCGAGCGGCCCTCCATCCCCATCACCCTGCACGAGCTGCTGCTGGCAAGACTGGACTGCCTGCCGCCCCGGCAGCGTGCGTTGGCGCAGCGCTGCGCCGTGGTGGGGCGGGACTTCAGCGCCGCCCTGCTCACCTGGCTCTGGGATGAGGCCCCGGAGGCGCTGGAGCCGGAGCTGGCGGGCCTGCTCGAGTCCGGACTGCTCACGCGCCAGGAGGCCGCCACCCCACCCGGCTACCAGTTCCGACACGTGCTCTTCCAGGAGGCCGCGTACCTGTCCCTCACGCGGAGCTCGCGGCGGCAGCACCACGCGCGCATCGCCCAGGCGCTGACCGAGCACTTCCCCGACGTCGTGGAGCAGCGGCCGGAGGTGCTCGCCCACCACTACACCCAGGCGGGAGCCGCCGGGCCCGCCCTGCGCTGGTGGACACGAGCGGGAGAGCTGGCCGAGCGACGCTCGGCGGATCCGGAGGCGGTGGGACACTTCACCCAGGCGATGAAGCTGCTGCGAGCGCTGCCGGACGAGGCGGAGCGCCATCGGCACGAGCTGCTGCTCCAGCTCATGATGGGAATGTCGCTGATGCGGATCCAGGGCTTCCGCGCTCCCGAAGTCGAGCGGGCCTATGCGCGCGCGGAGGAGCTGTTGCTCGAGGGCCAGGAAGGGACGTTCCGCCTGGGGCTGCTCACCTGGGGAATCTCCTCCTATTACTTCGGGCGGGCCGAGTTCGACCGGATGCACCGCCTGGCCGAGGCCATGGTCGCCCGGGGCCGGCGCACCCGGGACGCGGCCATCCTGGTGGAGGGCTATCGGATGATGGCGACCGCGCTGCTCATGCGCGGAGAGCTGGTGGCCGCCGCGGAGCAGAGCCGGCGGGCGGTGGCCTTCGCACGCTTCCGCCCCGAGCAGCACCCCGCCCTGCTCCTGGAGTACGGCATCGATCCGGCGGTGGGCGCGCTGGTGATCGCCTCGGGGATCCACGCGCTCCTGGGCCAGCTCACCCTGGGCCGGCGGCAGACCCGGGAGGCCTTGCGCCTGGCGCGAGGACTGGGCGATCCCCGAACGTCCGCGTTCGCGCTCACCTACACGGCCCTGAGCTGCGTGCACCTTCGAGATGCCACGTGTGCCCTGGAGCGGGCGGATCGGGCGCTGGCGCTCTGCCGGGAGCACCACTTCGACGCCTGGCTGCTGGTGGTGCTGTTCACCCGGGGCTGGGCGCTCGCCGAGCAGGGACACGTCGAGGATGGGTTCGGCCTCATGCGGCAGATCATCGAGCAGTGGACGCGCAGCGGCTGGTGGACGCACCTGCCCGCGGCCCTGGCTCGCGTCGCCGAGCTCCACCTGCGGCGGGGACACACGGAGGAAGGGCTCCAGGCGCTGCACGAGTCCCTCGAGTGGACCCGGAAGACAGGGGTCCACATGGAGGACGCGGAGCAGGCGCGCATCCATGGTGAGCTGCTGCGCCAGCTCGGCCAGGAGGATGAGGCCCGACGCCAGCTCGAGCGGGCGCTCGTCATCGCCTGGCGCCAGCACAACCGGCTCGTCGAGCTGCGCGTGTCGGCCAGCCTGGCTCGACAGCTTCGCGACCGCGGCCAGCCAGAGCGGGCGCGGCGGCTCCTGCGGAGGCACTGCGACCGGCTCCACACGCGCCAGGAGCCCCCGGATCTCCAGGAGGCCCGGGCGCTGCTCTCCCAGCTCTCCCTCACGCCTGCGCCTGGAGCACCTGCCGGGCTGCCAATGAGCTGA